Proteins from one Porites lutea chromosome 3, jaPorLute2.1, whole genome shotgun sequence genomic window:
- the LOC140931519 gene encoding uncharacterized protein, which yields MTTAAHEASNGGALVYPSHRKLVRNSTFRREFIPFVGLVLIVLAILAYYLGTTQYITIRGNLVNLNADTVIQYFGNGKKSKEIDERTEGVIINSSNTQEKARHKDKNGIKFTNLEDMSTIKNAERSQVDRILKAVLRTKLLNGNLSQRGANRNATHFTVPKQKQPSKSQKMALFTSNTKKPHSSRRPQLSELQNQESESKVSDQITAFGKKEKFNFDNWYKERTTEICGTGWQENYRKLHEEILSKQREEKYLVYLCPGTRQGCCGYGNRLRAVVSLFYLSILTDRAFLIDWRAPEPIENHLLPRNIQWNFSEPIDLCTGLSIRKHYWGTTKTDIREAEGWIIQDSSHFKKWLTSTDLANYFNWPVEEITTIWYFAEGGITLNPYLLKRAKELRVKPLISNTPKYNLIGCAFDFLFSKSDAVSNKLDEMRRQLKFDAGPIIGIHIRTGDDQFDYYASDNERTGNSKNISQLSKFFDCARKIESQIFGNGTFEASKVRWFVSTDNAFVRKYVQKSYRRKVITSNLTIQHLDILHNTTVLNFTAECNYTDSSNTTMVCYNVEIFNVTAYCENRTKYWLEAESNSTANETGLYTDGIIAMLVDHFLLAESDLLILCDSSFGSTAVGLSMRNTYSYTLADRGCVELAAAQKNGRLRYFGRR from the exons ATGACAACTGCTGCCCACGAGGCGAG CAACGGAGGAGCGCTTGTATACCCAAGCCATCGAAAACTTGTCAGGAATTCAACATTTCGCCGAGAGTTTATCCCATTTGTCGGCCTGGTTCTAATTGTTTTGGCAATATTAGCCTACTACCTTGGAACAACTCAGTATATAACCATACGAG GAAATCTCGTCAACTTAAACGCAGACACAGTTATTCAATACTTCGGAAACGGCAAAAAGAGTAAGGAAATAGATGAGCGCACAGAAGGTGTCATCATAAATTCAAGCAACACCCAAGAGAAAGCACGACACAAAGACAAGAATGGAATAAAATTCACAAACCTAGAAGATATGTCTACTATAAAAAACGCTGAAAGATCGCAGGTAGATAGAATTTTAAAGGCGGTTTTAAGAACAAAGCTGCTAAACGGAAATCTGTCGCAAAGAGGAGCGAATAGAAACGCAACTCATTTTACCgtaccaaaacaaaaacagcccTCTAAAAGCCAAAAGATGGCACTTTTTACTTCGAATACCAAAAAGCCACACAGTTCAAGAAGGCCACAACTTTCTGAGCTCCAAAATCAAGAATCAGAATCAAAAGTCTCGGATCAGATCACGGCATTCGGAAAAAAGGAGAAGTTTAATTTCGATAACTGGTATAAAGAGCGCACCACCGAGATATGCGGAACTGGTTGGCAAGAAAACTATCGCAAACTCCATGAAGAAATATTGAGCAAGCAACGGGAAGAAAAATATTTGGTTTATTTATGTCCGGGAACGCGGCAAGGTTGCTGTGGTTACGGAAATCGACTTCGGGCAGTGGTGTCTTTGTTTTATCTCTCAATTCTGACAGACAGggcttttttgattgattggcGTGCGCCTGAACCAATAGAAAACCATTTGCTGCCACGAAACATCCAATGGAATTTCTCGGAGCCCATTGATCTTTGCACAGGGCTGTCAATACGGAAACATTATTGGGGAACAACGAAGACCGATATTAGAGAAGCAGAAGGTTGGATTATTCAAGATAgcagtcattttaaaaaatggctgACTTCAACAGACTTGGCAAATTACTTCAACTGGCCAGTCGAGGAAATAACTACCATCTGGTACTTCGCAGAAGGAGGAATCACTTTAAATCCTTACTTACTAAAACGAGCAAAAGAATTGAGAGTGAAGCCGTTGATTTCTAACACCCCGAAGTATAATCTCATAGGATgtgcttttgattttttgttctcGAAATCGGACGCAGTCTCGAACAAACTTGACGAGATGAGAAGACAGCTTAAATTTGATGCAGGGCCAATTATTGGAATACACATTCGAACAGGCGACGATCAATTTGATTATTACGCGTCAGATAACGAGCGAACTGggaactccaaaaacatttctCAACTCTCAAAATTCTTTGATTGCGCGCGAAAGATAGAAAGCCAAATCTTTGGAAATGGGACATTCGAAGCATCAAAAGTACGATGGTTTGTTTCAACGGACAACGCTTTTGTGAGGAAATATGTCCAGAAAAGTTACCGTCGAAAAGTTATCACTTCTAATCTAACGATCCAACACTTGGACATTCTCCACAACACTACCGTATTAAACTTCACGGCAGAATGTAACTATACGGACAGTTCTAATACTACAATGGTTTGTTACAACGTTGAAATATTTAATGTCACAGCCTACTGTGAAAACCGCACAAAATATTGGCTGGAAGCTGAAAGCAACTCTACTGCAAATGAAACAGGTCTCTATACTGACGGAATCATAGCGATGCTAGTTGATCATTTTCTATTAGCAGAGAGTGATCTTCTAATATTGTGCGACAGCAGTTTTGGCTCCACAGCAGTTGGTTTGAGCATGCGCAACACGTATAGTTATACTTTGGCTGATCGGGGTTGTGTTGAACTGGCAGCAGCTCAGAAAAACGGGAGGTTGAGGTATTTCGGACGGAGATAA